The Pyricularia oryzae 70-15 chromosome 5, whole genome shotgun sequence genome includes a region encoding these proteins:
- a CDS encoding ribulose-phosphate 3-epimerase, producing the protein MAPQAIIAPSILSADFGNLGEECSKTIGQGADWLHVDIMDGHFVPNITFGPPVVAKIRGHVDRPEAAHGKGTFDCHMMIAEPKKWVKEFKAAGCDLYCFHYEAAFSSAAEEPSATSDAKTSPRELIRYIHDQGLLAGIAIKPATPADVLYELLDSSDAAERPDMVLVMTVEPGFGGQKFMASELPKVQALRQRYPELNIEVDGGLGPGTIDQAADAGANVIVAGSAVFGAKDPAEVIKVLRESVQKRAGKI; encoded by the exons ATGGCTCCCCAGGCAATCATCGCGCCGTCCATCCTCTCTGCCGACTTTGGCAATCTGGGCGAGGAATGCTCCAAGACCATCGGACAAGGTGCCGACTGGCTTCATGTCGACATTAT GGATGGTCACTTCGTACCCAACATCACCTTTGGCCCGCCCGTGGTGGCCAAGATCCGGGGCCACGTCGACAGGCCCGAGGCCGCGCACGGCAAGGGCACGTTTGACTGCCACATGATGATCGCGGAGCCCAAGAAGTGGGTGAAGGAGTTCAAGGCGGCCGGGTGCGACCTGTACTGCTTCCACTACGAGGCGGCGTTCAGcagcgcggccgaggagccgTCGGCCACGTCGGACGCCAAGACGAGCCCCCGCGAGCTGATCCGTTACATCCACGACCAGGGCCTGCTGGCCGGCATCGCCATCAAGCCCGCCACGCCGGCCGACGTGCTGTACGAGCTGCTCGACTCGtccgacgccgccgagcgTCCCGACATGGTCCTCGTCATGACGGTCGAGCCGGGCTTCGGCGGCCAGAAGTTCATGGCTAGCGAGCTGCCCAAGGTCCAGGCCCTCCGTCAGAGGTACCCCGAGCTCAACATCGAGGTTGACGGTGGCCTGGGTCCCGGCACGATCGACCAGGCTGCTGATGCGGGCGCCAACGTCATCGTCGCTGGAAGTGCCGTCTTTGGGGCCAAGGACCCGGCAGAGGTCATCAAGGTCCTGCGGGAGTCGGTTCAGAAGCGTGCTGGAAAGATCTAA